In the genome of Armatimonadota bacterium, the window CCCGGACCCGAGGACCCCCTGCGGCGCCGGATCTTCGAGGAGGAAGGGATCCGGGCGTACTACGCGGCCCCCATGATCTCCCGGGGAAGGGTGCTGGGGGTTCTGGAGACCTACCACCGGGCGGAGGTGGAGGCGGACGGGGACTGGCTGGAGATGCTGGAAGCCCTGGCAGGCCAGGCGGCCATCGCGGTGGACAACGCCCGGCTGTTCGACGACCTGGAGCGGTCTAACCTCCAACTGCGGATGGCGTACGAAGCCACCATCGAGGGGTGGGCCCGGGCCCTGGAGCTGCGGGAGCGGGAGACGGGCGCCCATACCCAGCGGGTGGCGGACCTCACGGTGCAGGTGGCCCGCAAGCTCGGGGTGCCGGAGCACGAGATCGTCCATCTCCGCCGGGGCGCCATCCTGCACGACATCGGGAAGATCGCGGTCCCCGACCACATCCTCCTCAAGCCCGGGCCCCTCACGGAGGAGGAGTGGGCGGTGATGCGGCGGCACCCGGAGTACGCGTACGAACTCCTCTCCCCCATCGAGTACCTGCGGCCAGCCCTGGAGATCCCCTACGGCCACCACGAGCGGTGGGACGGGAGCGGGTATCCGCGGGGACTGCGGGGGGAGGAGATCCCGCTCGCGGCCCGGATCTTCGCGGTGGTGGATGTGTACGACGCCCTCACCTCGGACCGCCCGTACCGCCGGGCGTGGAGCCACGAGCAGGCCGTGGCCTACCTCCGGGAACAGGCCGGAAGGCAGTTCGATCCCAGGGTGGTGGAAGCCTTCCTCCAGGTCCTCGAGGAGGGAACCGAAAAAAGTTGAAAAAACTCGAGGAGAGGGTCGCGGGTTCAGGGGAAGGAGGGACCTCCTTCCCCTGTGGGAGATCCCCCATCGGGGTGTTCGGAGGCCCGCAGCATCATGGCGATGGTGGTGGCCAGGGGGGCGGCCAGGAACACGCCCGCGAGCCCGAAGAGGTCCGCGCCCATCAGGATGGCGCCCAGGATCACCACGGGGTGCAACCGAAGGAGGTTGCGGAGCACGAGAGGGGCCAGGATCACGTCGATCACCGCCCGAATCCCGAGCAGGATCCCCACGACCACCACCGCGGTCCCCACCCCCCGCATGAGGGCCACGCTGCCCAACGTCAGCACGCCAAAGGCAGGGCCCAGGTACGGTACGGTCTCCGCCAGACCCACGAGCACGGACCATCCGAAGGCATTGGGCATTCCCACCGCCACCAGTCCCATCCACAGCAGGGCGGTCCCCACGAGGGCGATCACCACCAACCCCCCCAGGTACCGGCGCAGGGCCCAGGCGGCGACCGCGCCCGCGCGGCGGGCCGGCTCCCGCCAGGTAGTCGGGAGCCGCCGGAGTACGGAAGCGCGCAGGATCTCCGTGTCCTTCATGAAGTAAAAGGCAAGAAAGGGTACCACGATCACCACGTAAGCGTGGGCCCCTACCGCCACGGACCGGCCCACCAATTGCTGGAGCACGCCCACGGCAAAGGAAGTCAAGACGCGCGCCGTTCCGCCCTCTCCGGAGGCCAGGAAGGGGAACCAGGCCGCCTCAAGCCGCTCCAACTCCTGGGCGGCCAGCCGCAGGTACTCGGGGAGCGCCGCCAGGAGGCGTGAGGTCTCCCGCACGAGCGGAAGGCCAAGGGACAGGGCGCCAACGAGCACCACGCCCACCAGCACCCCCACCGCGAACAGCGCGCCGACGGCCCGCCGGCCTCCACTCCACCGGGTGGCCCAGTCCGCCACCGGCGCGAGCACCACCGCCACCAGCACCCCCGCGAGGAGCACGAGGGCCGCGGATCGGACCTGGCGTAGGCCCCACAGCGCGGCCCCCGTCGCCACGATCCAGTCCACGACCCGGTCCCCTCGGCTCCACCGCACCGCCGCGCCTTCCCGCATTCGCTCCGGCTCATTTGGACTCATTTGTACCTCGGATCCGTGGGGTCCTGCTTCCAGGTGTAGCCTTCCCAAAGCGTCTCGAGACCCGAACATCGGCCACGGGTGCGATTCCTGGTCCCCGTGCAGCTCCGGCGCGTGCCCTGGCGGTGAAGGGGGAGCGGGCGGACGCTTCTCCCACGCTACCGCATGTTCCCCGTGTGACCAAGAGAATAGCGGCCAGGTTGAGGCCAGTAGGTGAGGCCGTGAGGTCCAGCCCCCGCCGGGATGCGGGCGAGAAGCGTTCCGGTGCGGGTGTCGAAGACATAGACCTCTCGGTCGTACCGGCCGCTAAGCCACAGCTCGCGGCCGTCGGTGGAAAGGTTGCCCATATCGGGGCTGCCACCCCCGGGAACGGGCCAGGTGGTGAGGACCCGCAGGGTCACCGGATCCACCACGGATACGCTCCCA includes:
- a CDS encoding AI-2E family transporter — its product is MREGAAVRWSRGDRVVDWIVATGAALWGLRQVRSAALVLLAGVLVAVVLAPVADWATRWSGGRRAVGALFAVGVLVGVVLVGALSLGLPLVRETSRLLAALPEYLRLAAQELERLEAAWFPFLASGEGGTARVLTSFAVGVLQQLVGRSVAVGAHAYVVIVVPFLAFYFMKDTEILRASVLRRLPTTWREPARRAGAVAAWALRRYLGGLVVIALVGTALLWMGLVAVGMPNAFGWSVLVGLAETVPYLGPAFGVLTLGSVALMRGVGTAVVVVGILLGIRAVIDVILAPLVLRNLLRLHPVVILGAILMGADLFGLAGVFLAAPLATTIAMMLRASEHPDGGSPTGEGGPSFP